Proteins encoded together in one Microbacterium sp. ABRD28 window:
- a CDS encoding MFS transporter, with amino-acid sequence MRDGAGRDGEILRLRPFAYFWGASTLRAVGGSMATVAIQVIIVTVLAATPAQISILSALSVVPYLFLGLIVGALMDRWRRQRTLVLTSIGRVLAFVVLAILLVTGILDFWTLAVVTLALGVLTLFADSAAQPLLPRIVPRRSLVQANARLGQSETVAGTAGPALGGLLLNLVGPSILFVIEAVINAIAAILQSRIAITEPRSAPRPPGRHVGHDIVEGMRYTYRHRTLRPLAISIHVWFLANSIVTTVLAVYVLRELGLPSWAFGLALAAGGIGGFAGALIAPRVGARLGAGRAIFLGRTLVAIPWLVLALAPLTAASGTAPVLVVVGLVQLLSGLGMGLEDANDISYRQAVAPDSIQGRMNSTIRTMNRVVFFFGALFAGVLMTWLGFQPTIGVAAGIFAVAALVVVISPLRDARHPEGSP; translated from the coding sequence ATGCGCGACGGAGCCGGTCGGGACGGCGAGATCCTGCGGTTGCGACCCTTCGCCTACTTCTGGGGCGCGTCCACTCTCCGAGCGGTCGGCGGCTCCATGGCGACCGTCGCCATCCAGGTCATCATCGTCACCGTTCTCGCCGCGACGCCCGCCCAGATCAGCATCCTGAGCGCCCTCAGCGTCGTGCCCTACCTGTTCCTCGGCCTCATCGTCGGCGCCCTCATGGATCGCTGGCGACGGCAGCGCACACTCGTCCTCACCAGCATCGGACGGGTTCTTGCTTTCGTCGTCCTCGCGATCCTCCTCGTCACGGGCATTCTCGACTTCTGGACTCTCGCGGTCGTGACCCTGGCCCTTGGCGTGCTCACCCTGTTCGCCGACTCCGCCGCGCAACCCCTCCTCCCCCGGATCGTGCCGCGACGCTCTCTCGTCCAGGCCAATGCGCGCCTCGGCCAGAGCGAAACCGTCGCGGGAACCGCAGGACCCGCCCTCGGCGGTCTCCTCCTCAACCTCGTCGGGCCCTCGATCCTGTTCGTGATCGAGGCGGTCATCAACGCGATCGCCGCGATCCTGCAATCCCGCATCGCGATCACCGAGCCACGAAGCGCCCCGCGCCCTCCGGGACGACACGTCGGCCACGACATCGTCGAGGGGATGCGCTACACCTACCGGCACCGCACGCTGCGCCCTCTCGCGATCTCGATTCACGTGTGGTTCCTGGCCAACAGCATCGTGACCACCGTGCTCGCGGTCTACGTCCTGCGTGAGCTCGGTCTGCCCTCGTGGGCGTTCGGCCTCGCCCTCGCCGCCGGGGGGATCGGCGGCTTCGCCGGCGCCCTGATCGCACCGCGCGTCGGTGCGCGCCTCGGCGCAGGACGCGCCATCTTCCTCGGACGCACTCTTGTGGCCATCCCCTGGCTCGTCCTCGCGCTGGCGCCGTTGACCGCCGCCAGCGGCACCGCACCGGTGCTCGTCGTGGTCGGTCTGGTCCAGCTTCTCTCCGGTCTGGGCATGGGACTCGAAGACGCGAACGACATCTCCTACCGCCAGGCCGTCGCCCCGGACAGCATTCAGGGACGGATGAACTCCACGATCCGCACGATGAACCGCGTCGTCTTCTTCTTCGGAGCGCTCTTCGCCGGCGTCCTCATGACCTGGCTGGGATTTCAGCCCACGATCGGCGTCGCCGCCGGCATCTTCGCCGTCGCCGCCCTCGTCGTCGTGATCTCGCCGCTGCGCGACGCGCGGCATCCTGAGGGTTCGCCGTGA
- a CDS encoding squalene cyclase: MAIDERTLAWMLDTDPALRWQVEKDIAHAPPEIWQATRARVPREGWGALLLSTQDADGQWAGGAYFPAGYFDSEEAQQPGQPWNATTWTLKDLREFGVPADALGDTAEKLAQNSRWEYDDLPYWAGEVDVCINSFTLANGAWLGVDMSGLAEWFREHRLADGGWNCEAEEGDSVRSSFHSTLNALRGLLAYQRLTGDGTLTEVRRTGEEYLLSRKLLYRASTGEPVAPFATHFLFPNRHVYSALAALDYFRDAAEYDGLPPDERLAEAIEVVRDQRQPDGTWIQSRRLPGRVWFHMDVPEGEPSPWLTLIGTRVLAWWDAAHDVAVA, translated from the coding sequence ATGGCGATCGATGAGCGCACGCTGGCCTGGATGCTCGACACCGACCCCGCTCTGCGGTGGCAGGTGGAGAAAGATATCGCCCACGCGCCGCCCGAGATCTGGCAGGCCACCCGGGCGCGCGTGCCTCGCGAGGGGTGGGGTGCGCTGCTGCTGTCGACGCAGGACGCCGACGGGCAGTGGGCGGGGGGTGCGTACTTCCCGGCGGGATACTTCGACAGCGAGGAGGCGCAGCAGCCGGGTCAGCCCTGGAATGCCACGACGTGGACCCTGAAGGACTTGCGCGAGTTCGGCGTGCCCGCCGATGCTCTCGGCGACACCGCCGAAAAGCTCGCGCAGAACAGCCGCTGGGAGTACGACGACCTGCCCTACTGGGCTGGTGAAGTGGACGTCTGCATCAACTCCTTCACCCTCGCCAACGGGGCCTGGCTGGGCGTCGACATGTCCGGACTGGCGGAGTGGTTCCGCGAGCACCGCCTGGCCGACGGCGGATGGAACTGCGAGGCCGAGGAGGGCGATTCGGTACGGTCGTCGTTCCACTCCACGTTGAATGCGCTGCGCGGCCTCCTCGCCTATCAACGGCTGACCGGCGACGGCACGCTCACCGAGGTGCGCCGCACGGGAGAGGAGTACCTCCTGTCTCGGAAGCTTCTGTACCGGGCGTCGACCGGTGAGCCGGTTGCGCCCTTCGCCACCCACTTCCTCTTCCCGAATCGCCACGTCTACAGCGCGCTCGCGGCGCTCGACTACTTCCGCGACGCCGCGGAGTACGACGGCCTCCCACCTGACGAACGACTCGCCGAGGCCATCGAGGTCGTCCGCGACCAGCGACAGCCCGACGGAACCTGGATCCAGTCACGTCGCCTGCCCGGACGGGTGTGGTTCCACATGGATGTTCCGGAGGGTGAGCCGTCCCCATGGCTGACGCTGATCGGCACCCGGGTGCTGGCGTGGTGGGATGCGGCGCACGACGTCGCTGTCGCGTGA